In Planifilum fimeticola, a single window of DNA contains:
- a CDS encoding endolytic transglycosylase MltG: MEQTLNTPVRLSRKEKYRRKTNGTYHPIVWFLIVGTAVTRVASFMSLPFLAIHLSDDLRLNSFTIGIILGMSGLTGAIGGFIGGYLSDRWGRRPIMLIAFAAWTGVFFGFWFADKPFHFLILNGLNGLCRAFFEPTSQALMADVSRPEQRLRIFNLRYVAINVGMVVGPVIGSYLYYLVSTQVFLYTGVVYAIYLFFLFRISSRYRRDTTKGGGERIRFSECLGVIRRDQALGCFVLAGILFFTVYAQIDSSLPIFLAQLEKGQLYPALLAINAGIVVLFQYFVSRWTEKKSILTSLLVGSCFVILGFFSFAAGEEASTFITGIVFITFGEILIFPVSSLFIDRLADDRLRGTYYGANQFSQMGLFLGPLVGGWLLEVVGGRNLWWLMVLITLYIIWFYALGYRKYARKKGYNLVDVIRRVLVDLRMVSLLKSAAKSVPLLTLIVLSVLLSYRLIEDRLEAPPRTQTVQIQITPEANLFEIGKQLESKQLIHNYILFPIYSTSYSLFKQVYIQPGVYQIPREMGLEEIMYTLSRGTYQVVIPEGATVSDIATILSYYGVQREEFLRAANGKDYPFDFVQQIPDDRPYRLEGYLQPGKYEFRVDATAKEIVETMLYRFDQMLDEETRGKLKKGNLSIDQWVIVSSLIEQIEPHPSNRPYVARLMYDRLNRGQKLGIWSLPQPYSRIKRYYTSLYPGLPPGPINNPGKDALKSAINPADK, translated from the coding sequence ATGGAGCAGACACTCAACACACCTGTCCGGCTTTCCCGCAAGGAGAAATATCGAAGAAAAACCAACGGGACCTACCATCCGATCGTCTGGTTTTTGATCGTCGGGACCGCCGTAACCCGTGTCGCCTCGTTCATGAGCCTGCCGTTTCTGGCCATCCATCTTTCCGATGATCTCCGGCTCAACTCCTTCACGATCGGCATCATCCTCGGCATGAGCGGTTTGACGGGTGCCATCGGCGGATTCATCGGGGGATACCTATCGGACCGGTGGGGGCGCAGGCCGATCATGCTGATCGCCTTTGCGGCCTGGACCGGGGTTTTTTTCGGTTTCTGGTTTGCGGATAAACCGTTTCACTTTTTGATCCTCAACGGATTGAACGGCCTCTGTCGCGCGTTTTTCGAACCGACCTCCCAAGCCTTGATGGCCGATGTGTCGCGGCCCGAACAGCGTCTCCGCATCTTCAATTTGCGTTACGTCGCCATCAATGTGGGGATGGTGGTCGGTCCGGTGATCGGCTCCTATCTGTACTATCTCGTCAGCACGCAGGTTTTCCTTTATACCGGAGTGGTGTACGCCATTTACCTGTTCTTTCTTTTCAGGATCTCGTCCAGATATCGCCGGGATACGACCAAAGGCGGCGGAGAGCGCATCCGTTTTTCCGAATGCCTGGGCGTGATCCGTCGGGATCAGGCCCTGGGATGTTTCGTGCTGGCCGGCATCCTGTTTTTTACCGTCTACGCCCAAATCGACTCCTCCCTGCCGATTTTCCTCGCGCAATTGGAAAAGGGGCAGCTGTACCCCGCGCTGCTTGCCATCAATGCGGGGATCGTGGTGCTGTTTCAGTATTTCGTTTCCCGGTGGACCGAAAAAAAGAGCATTTTGACGAGCCTGTTGGTCGGGAGCTGCTTTGTGATCCTCGGGTTTTTCAGCTTCGCGGCCGGAGAGGAAGCTTCGACTTTCATCACCGGGATCGTTTTCATCACCTTTGGGGAAATCCTGATTTTTCCCGTATCCAGCCTGTTTATCGACCGCCTGGCGGATGACCGGCTGCGCGGGACCTATTACGGTGCCAACCAGTTTTCGCAGATGGGGCTGTTTTTGGGGCCGCTGGTCGGCGGGTGGCTCCTGGAGGTGGTCGGCGGCCGAAACCTGTGGTGGCTGATGGTGCTGATCACCCTGTACATCATCTGGTTCTACGCGCTGGGATACCGAAAGTATGCGCGAAAAAAGGGTTACAACCTCGTGGATGTCATCCGGCGCGTTCTTGTTGACCTTCGCATGGTTTCGCTGCTCAAATCGGCGGCGAAATCCGTCCCGCTGTTGACGCTGATCGTCCTGTCGGTCCTCCTTTCCTATCGCCTCATTGAGGATCGGCTGGAGGCTCCTCCCCGAACCCAAACGGTCCAAATCCAGATCACTCCGGAAGCCAACCTGTTTGAGATCGGAAAACAATTGGAGAGCAAACAACTGATTCACAATTACATCCTGTTCCCGATCTATTCCACCAGTTATTCGCTTTTCAAGCAGGTATACATACAGCCCGGCGTGTACCAGATTCCGCGGGAGATGGGCCTGGAAGAGATCATGTACACGCTCTCCAGGGGAACCTACCAGGTCGTGATTCCGGAGGGGGCAACGGTTTCCGACATCGCGACAATCCTCTCCTATTACGGCGTACAGAGAGAGGAGTTTTTGCGGGCTGCCAACGGAAAGGATTACCCCTTCGACTTCGTTCAACAGATTCCGGATGACCGTCCCTACCGCCTGGAGGGATACCTGCAGCCGGGGAAGTATGAATTCCGGGTCGATGCGACGGCGAAGGAAATCGTCGAGACCATGCTGTACCGCTTTGACCAAATGCTCGACGAGGAGACCCGCGGGAAATTGAAGAAGGGAAACCTGAGCATCGACCAATGGGTGATCGTCTCCTCCCTGATCGAACAGATCGAACCTCATCCGTCCAACCGCCCCTATGTGGCCCGCCTCATGTATGATCGATTGAATCGGGGACAAAAGTTGGGAATCTGGTCCTTACCCCAGCCCTATTCGCGAATAAAACGCTATTACACGTCTTTGTATCCGGGACTTCCTCCCGGGCCGATCAACAACCCGGGAAAGGATGCCCTGAAATCGGCGATCAATCCCGCGGACAAGTAG
- a CDS encoding OAM dimerization domain-containing protein — MDVDLTRVKPYGDTMDDGVVQLSFSLPVPCGEEAREAARRLAAKMGLEEPQVYHMTDLGEGFTFFIVYGRCIHTVDFSAIRVPKVDAPTMDFYEINRFIRERIGRKVVVLGACTGTDAHTVGIDAIMNMKGYKGEYGLERYPEIEAVNLGSQVPNEELVAKALELNADALLVSQVVTQKGVHITNLTELVELVEAEGLRDRLILVCGGPRIHHELALELGYDAGFGPGTLPPEVASFIVQELARRLQQGRIGA, encoded by the coding sequence ATGGACGTGGATCTCACCCGCGTGAAACCCTACGGGGATACGATGGATGACGGAGTGGTTCAGCTCAGTTTCTCTCTCCCGGTTCCCTGCGGAGAGGAAGCCCGGGAGGCCGCCCGACGGCTGGCCGCCAAGATGGGCTTGGAGGAGCCTCAGGTGTATCACATGACCGATCTGGGAGAGGGCTTCACCTTCTTCATCGTATACGGCCGATGCATTCATACCGTGGATTTTTCCGCCATCCGCGTGCCCAAGGTGGACGCGCCGACGATGGATTTTTACGAGATCAACCGGTTCATTCGGGAACGGATCGGCCGCAAGGTGGTGGTCCTCGGCGCCTGTACGGGGACCGACGCCCACACGGTGGGCATCGATGCCATCATGAACATGAAGGGGTACAAAGGGGAGTACGGGCTGGAGCGGTATCCGGAGATCGAAGCCGTCAATCTGGGGAGCCAGGTGCCCAACGAGGAGCTGGTGGCCAAGGCCCTGGAACTGAACGCCGATGCGCTTCTCGTCTCCCAGGTGGTGACCCAGAAGGGGGTCCACATCACCAACCTGACGGAACTGGTGGAACTGGTGGAGGCCGAAGGGCTGCGCGATCGGCTGATCCTTGTATGCGGCGGCCCCCGGATCCATCACGAACTGGCCCTGGAGCTGGGATACGACGCCGGTTTCGGACCCGGCACCCTTCCGCCGGAGGTGGCTTCCTTCATCGTTCAGGAGCTGGCTCGGCGGCTCCAGCAGGGGCGGATCGGGGCCTGA
- a CDS encoding lysine 5,6-aminomutase subunit alpha has product MEEKLRLDSQKIARARKAAADIAADVDRFIADRTTVAVERTVLRLMGIDGVDAEGVPLPNVLVDHIRDSGGIGIGAAPWVINAMLHTGAGPREVAEGVATGSLDLARVPWAGLDAIRRKGKELAEAGLGIIERNRREREERIRRLGEGKQPYLYVIVATGDIYEDAVQGKAAARQGADIIAVIRSTGQSLLDYVPYGATREGYGGTFATQENFRIMRRALDEAGEETGRYIRLCNYCSGLCMPEIAAMGALERLDVMLNDALYGILFRDINMQRTLIDQAFSRMINAYAGIIINTGEDNYLTTADAVEAAHTVLASQFINEQLALLSGLPPEQMGLGHAFEMNPDLEDGLLMEIAQAQMARQIFPDAPLKYMPPTKHMTGNIFKGHVQDAMFNLVSILTGQGIQLLGMMTEAMHTPHIHDRKLAIESAQYIFNNARHLGEEVWFRPGGRIENRAREVLDKAVAMLEEVRGIGLFRAIERGLFADVKRAFDGGRGLEGVVEKEDEYYNPFEEALRERLGLPGRGDERDGRGSHPRETLRGYDG; this is encoded by the coding sequence GTGGAAGAGAAATTGCGCCTCGATTCCCAAAAGATTGCCCGGGCGCGGAAGGCGGCGGCGGATATCGCCGCCGATGTGGACCGGTTTATCGCCGATCGCACGACGGTCGCCGTGGAGCGGACCGTCCTGCGCCTGATGGGGATTGACGGGGTGGATGCCGAAGGGGTTCCCCTGCCCAATGTCCTGGTGGACCACATCCGGGATTCGGGGGGAATCGGGATCGGAGCGGCACCCTGGGTGATCAACGCCATGCTTCACACCGGGGCGGGTCCCCGGGAAGTGGCGGAAGGGGTGGCGACCGGCTCCCTCGACCTGGCCCGCGTCCCCTGGGCCGGGCTTGACGCGATCCGCCGGAAGGGGAAGGAATTGGCCGAGGCCGGGCTGGGCATCATCGAACGGAACCGCCGGGAGCGGGAGGAGAGGATTCGCCGGCTGGGCGAGGGGAAACAGCCCTACCTTTACGTGATCGTGGCGACCGGTGACATCTACGAGGACGCCGTCCAGGGGAAGGCGGCGGCGCGGCAGGGGGCGGATATCATCGCCGTGATCCGCAGCACGGGGCAGAGTCTGCTCGACTACGTCCCCTACGGGGCGACCCGGGAGGGATACGGCGGAACCTTCGCCACCCAGGAGAACTTCCGGATCATGCGCCGAGCCCTGGATGAAGCCGGCGAAGAGACGGGAAGGTATATCCGCCTCTGCAATTACTGCTCCGGCCTCTGCATGCCGGAGATCGCCGCCATGGGAGCCCTGGAGCGGTTGGACGTGATGCTGAACGACGCCCTTTACGGCATATTGTTCCGGGACATCAACATGCAGCGGACCCTGATCGACCAGGCCTTTTCCCGAATGATCAACGCCTATGCCGGCATCATCATCAACACCGGGGAGGACAACTACCTGACCACCGCCGACGCCGTCGAAGCGGCCCACACGGTGCTGGCCTCCCAGTTCATCAACGAGCAGCTGGCCCTCCTGTCCGGCCTGCCGCCGGAACAGATGGGGCTGGGTCACGCCTTTGAAATGAACCCGGACCTGGAGGACGGGCTGCTGATGGAAATCGCCCAGGCCCAGATGGCGCGGCAGATTTTCCCCGACGCCCCCCTCAAATACATGCCCCCCACCAAACACATGACCGGAAACATCTTCAAGGGGCATGTCCAGGATGCGATGTTCAACCTGGTCAGCATCTTGACGGGTCAGGGGATTCAACTGCTGGGGATGATGACCGAGGCGATGCACACCCCCCATATTCACGACCGGAAACTGGCCATCGAGTCGGCCCAATATATTTTCAACAATGCCCGCCATCTGGGGGAGGAAGTGTGGTTCCGGCCCGGGGGGCGGATCGAAAACCGCGCCCGGGAGGTGCTGGACAAAGCCGTCGCCATGCTGGAGGAAGTTCGGGGGATCGGCCTGTTTCGGGCCATCGAGCGGGGCCTCTTCGCCGACGTGAAGCGGGCCTTCGACGGCGGGCGGGGGCTGGAGGGGGTTGTGGAAAAGGAAGACGAATATTACAACCCCTTTGAGGAGGCGCTCAGGGAGCGGCTCGGACTTCCCGGAAGGGGGGATGAACGGGATGGACGTGGATCTCACCCGCGTGAAACCCTACGGGGATACGATGGATGA
- a CDS encoding MutS-related protein codes for MFIDEQTKQHLLWADVLRGFRPRTPMGRKAWERFSPFLPGQEREWEEVLAEQERLRKAAEGDPDWGHRIDACLSRVPDVLPLFPLLRGKQSPGVSGWFQLKGFLWQVKNLGERLREKGLQTLLSEVEPDLCPTLLRRLNPDSPLTPAFSLVSAFDERLGILRGRLERLDRRIREEREALTRRIAEEYGVRPNRWGEWVVDRRSDVSRRMAEDRRLRLVRESAFDRVFAPVLSPEGEGRMEERSELEARLEAVEREVLEALAADFAPHVPALERAAEAVARFDLQWSRMEAARKWQGCRPRLSAGPIRVAGGVHPAVAERLREEGSRFTPVDIRVDKGVTVIIGPNMGGKTMVLRTLGLIVALAQHGFFVPAARCELPLVSFVSGVMGDGQDARAGLSTFGAEVKRVAEWFGKKGGLLLIDEIGRGTNPVEGAALSAAVTAHLAQSDHWAVHVTHYAEVLEVAGIRRYRTAGLRDAERDRGRDDWASRMDFRLIPLAEGEGVPHQALLIAEAMGMPRGIVEEARRWIAGAPGSAAAERLAGGGRETGKCRKRGGVLPWRSGPRG; via the coding sequence GTGTTCATTGACGAGCAGACCAAACAGCACCTGCTGTGGGCGGATGTCCTCAGGGGATTTCGCCCGCGGACGCCGATGGGACGGAAGGCCTGGGAGCGGTTCTCCCCCTTTCTCCCCGGACAGGAGCGGGAATGGGAGGAGGTTTTGGCGGAACAGGAGCGGCTCCGGAAGGCGGCGGAAGGCGATCCCGACTGGGGGCACCGGATCGATGCCTGTCTGTCCCGGGTTCCCGATGTGCTTCCCCTTTTTCCCCTCCTGCGCGGGAAGCAATCCCCGGGCGTGTCCGGCTGGTTTCAGCTGAAGGGATTTTTGTGGCAGGTGAAGAACCTGGGGGAGCGGCTGCGGGAAAAGGGCCTCCAAACCCTGTTGTCGGAGGTGGAACCGGACCTTTGCCCGACCCTCCTTCGCCGCCTCAATCCCGATTCTCCCCTCACCCCCGCCTTCTCCCTCGTTTCCGCCTTCGATGAACGGCTCGGAATCCTCCGGGGGAGGCTGGAGCGGTTGGATCGCAGGATCCGGGAGGAGCGGGAGGCGCTGACCCGGAGAATCGCGGAGGAATACGGGGTCCGTCCCAACCGGTGGGGGGAATGGGTGGTGGACCGCCGGTCCGATGTCTCCCGCCGGATGGCGGAGGACCGTCGCCTCCGTTTGGTGCGGGAGAGTGCCTTCGACCGCGTCTTCGCCCCGGTGCTGTCCCCGGAAGGGGAAGGACGGATGGAGGAGCGGTCGGAACTGGAAGCCCGCCTCGAAGCGGTGGAAAGGGAGGTTCTGGAGGCGTTGGCGGCGGATTTCGCCCCTCATGTGCCCGCCTTGGAAAGGGCTGCGGAGGCGGTGGCCCGGTTCGATCTGCAGTGGAGCCGGATGGAGGCGGCCCGGAAATGGCAGGGATGCCGTCCCCGGTTGTCCGCCGGCCCGATCCGCGTCGCCGGAGGAGTGCATCCGGCGGTGGCCGAACGGCTACGGGAGGAAGGGAGCCGCTTCACGCCGGTGGATATCCGGGTGGACAAAGGGGTGACGGTGATCATCGGTCCCAACATGGGAGGAAAAACGATGGTCCTCCGGACCCTGGGGCTGATCGTCGCCTTGGCGCAGCACGGGTTTTTCGTCCCCGCCGCCCGCTGCGAATTGCCTCTGGTTTCCTTTGTCTCCGGGGTGATGGGGGACGGCCAGGACGCAAGGGCCGGGCTCAGCACCTTCGGGGCGGAGGTGAAGCGGGTGGCGGAATGGTTCGGGAAAAAAGGGGGGCTTCTCCTGATCGACGAGATCGGCCGCGGAACCAACCCGGTGGAGGGGGCGGCCCTGTCGGCGGCGGTGACCGCCCATCTCGCCCAATCGGACCATTGGGCGGTCCACGTCACCCATTATGCCGAAGTGTTGGAAGTGGCGGGGATCCGCAGGTATCGGACGGCCGGTTTGAGGGATGCAGAGAGGGACCGGGGAAGGGATGACTGGGCATCCCGGATGGACTTTCGCCTGATCCCCCTGGCCGAGGGGGAAGGGGTTCCGCACCAGGCGCTTTTGATCGCCGAGGCGATGGGAATGCCCCGGGGGATCGTGGAGGAAGCCCGGCGATGGATCGCGGGGGCCCCCGGGAGCGCTGCGGCGGAACGGCTCGCCGGGGGCGGGCGGGAAACCGGGAAATGCCGGAAAAGGGGTGGCGTGCTTCCCTGGAGGAGTGGGCCGCGCGGCTGA
- the ablA gene encoding lysine 2,3-aminomutase, whose protein sequence is MRDWREIELWKDVTEEQWNDWLWQLTHTIRKLDDLKKVINLTPEEEEGVGISKETIPLNITPYYALLMDPDDPKDPIRMQAVPVSSEIIRTPYDMEDPLLEDTDSPVPGLTHRYPDRVLFLITNQCSMYCRYCTRRRFSGQIGMGVPKKQMDACIEYIRNTPTVRDVLLSGGDGLLVNDRILEYLLKNLREIPHVEIIRIGTRAPVVFPQRITENLCNILKKYHPVWLNTHFNHPKEITPEAKRACEMLADAGVPLGNQSVILAGINDCPHVMKKLVHELVKIRVRPYYIYQCDLSEGIGHFRAPISKGLEIIEYLRGHTSGYAVPTFVVDAPGGGGKIPLAPNYILSQSPTKTVLRNFEGVITSYPEPSNYRPHDPESCEYCRAAKGKQEGVAALMSDERLNLEPKHLLRESRRGSRSPEPTQA, encoded by the coding sequence ATGCGCGATTGGCGAGAGATCGAACTGTGGAAGGATGTCACCGAGGAGCAGTGGAATGACTGGCTGTGGCAGTTGACCCACACCATCCGCAAACTGGACGACTTGAAGAAGGTGATCAACCTGACGCCGGAAGAGGAGGAGGGCGTGGGGATTTCCAAGGAGACGATCCCCCTCAACATCACCCCCTACTACGCCCTGCTGATGGATCCCGATGATCCGAAGGATCCCATCCGCATGCAGGCGGTGCCCGTTTCGTCGGAGATCATCCGGACGCCCTACGACATGGAGGACCCCCTCCTGGAAGACACCGATTCGCCGGTTCCGGGACTCACCCACCGTTATCCGGACCGGGTGCTGTTTCTGATCACCAATCAGTGTTCCATGTATTGCCGATACTGCACCCGGCGCCGCTTCTCCGGCCAGATCGGGATGGGCGTCCCGAAGAAGCAGATGGACGCCTGCATCGAGTACATCCGCAACACGCCGACGGTGCGCGACGTGCTTCTCTCCGGCGGAGACGGGCTGTTGGTCAACGACCGGATCCTGGAATACCTGCTGAAAAACCTCCGGGAGATTCCCCACGTGGAGATCATCCGGATCGGAACCCGGGCTCCGGTGGTCTTCCCCCAGAGGATCACGGAGAACCTTTGCAACATCCTGAAAAAGTATCATCCGGTCTGGCTGAACACCCATTTCAACCATCCGAAGGAAATCACCCCCGAAGCGAAACGGGCCTGTGAAATGCTGGCCGACGCCGGCGTTCCCCTGGGGAACCAGTCGGTCATCCTGGCCGGCATCAACGACTGCCCCCATGTGATGAAGAAGCTGGTGCACGAACTGGTGAAGATCCGCGTCCGTCCGTACTACATCTACCAGTGCGATCTGTCCGAGGGCATCGGCCATTTCCGCGCTCCGATCTCCAAGGGGCTGGAAATCATCGAATACCTGCGGGGGCACACCTCGGGCTACGCGGTGCCCACCTTCGTGGTGGACGCTCCGGGAGGCGGCGGCAAAATTCCGCTTGCGCCCAACTACATCCTGTCCCAAAGCCCCACCAAAACGGTGTTGCGAAACTTCGAAGGGGTGATCACCTCTTATCCAGAACCGTCCAATTATCGTCCCCATGATCCGGAATCCTGCGAGTATTGCCGGGCGGCCAAAGGGAAGCAGGAGGGCGTTGCGGCGCTGATGAGCGATGAACGCCTCAACCTGGAGCCGAAGCACCTGCTCCGGGAGAGTCGGCGCGGATCCCGCTCCCCCGAACCGACCCAGGCGTAA
- a CDS encoding zinc-binding dehydrogenase, which translates to MTTQRSYPRGHRYGLHRVLEPKGVMPQPAHRLDARPVCHDNELLIEVDCLNIDSASFTQMKEAAGGDPERVKERILGIVAERGKMHNPVTNSGGMLIGRVLDIGPSFPDQGVKQGEKIATLVSLTLTPLCLEAVERVDLETGQVKVRGKAVLFASGPFARLPDDLPESVALAVLDVCGAPAQTARLVRPGQRVAVLGAGGKSGLLCLWHAKKKAGPGGRVIALEAGEEACETIRRLGIADEVIRADARRPVEVLERVERSTGGQLADVTINCVNVPDTELSSILATRDGGTVYFFSTAVRFTAAALGAEGVGKDVSMMIGNGYAPGHAALALETLREFPALRRLFEERYAREERHPTV; encoded by the coding sequence TTGACCACACAGCGATCGTATCCGAGAGGGCACCGGTATGGACTTCACCGGGTGTTGGAGCCGAAAGGGGTGATGCCCCAGCCCGCACACAGGCTGGATGCCAGACCGGTCTGCCATGACAATGAGCTGTTGATCGAGGTCGACTGTCTCAACATCGATTCCGCCTCCTTCACCCAGATGAAGGAGGCGGCCGGGGGCGATCCGGAACGGGTGAAGGAACGGATTCTCGGGATCGTCGCCGAGAGAGGGAAAATGCACAATCCCGTCACCAATTCCGGCGGGATGCTGATCGGCCGGGTTCTCGACATCGGTCCGTCTTTTCCGGATCAAGGGGTGAAGCAGGGGGAGAAGATCGCCACGCTGGTTTCCCTCACCTTGACCCCCCTATGCCTGGAAGCCGTGGAGCGGGTGGATCTGGAGACGGGGCAGGTGAAGGTGCGGGGAAAGGCGGTGTTGTTCGCCAGCGGCCCCTTCGCCCGCCTTCCCGACGATTTGCCGGAATCCGTCGCCCTGGCCGTGCTCGACGTCTGCGGGGCACCGGCGCAGACGGCGCGCCTGGTCCGCCCCGGACAGCGGGTAGCGGTCCTGGGGGCAGGGGGGAAATCGGGGCTTCTCTGCCTCTGGCACGCCAAAAAGAAGGCGGGCCCCGGCGGCCGGGTGATCGCGCTGGAAGCCGGGGAGGAGGCCTGCGAGACGATCCGGAGACTGGGGATCGCCGACGAGGTGATCCGGGCGGACGCCAGGCGGCCCGTCGAGGTGCTGGAAAGGGTGGAACGATCCACCGGCGGGCAGTTGGCGGACGTCACCATCAATTGCGTGAATGTGCCCGATACGGAGCTGTCCAGCATTTTGGCCACCCGGGACGGCGGAACGGTTTACTTTTTCAGCACCGCCGTCCGCTTCACCGCCGCCGCCCTGGGGGCCGAGGGCGTGGGGAAGGATGTGAGCATGATGATCGGCAACGGATACGCCCCCGGCCACGCGGCGCTGGCCCTGGAAACCCTCAGGGAGTTCCCCGCCCTGAGGCGGTTGTTTGAGGAGCGCTACGCCCGAGAAGAGAGGCATCCGACGGTTTGA
- a CDS encoding sigma-54 interaction domain-containing protein — MEQTRFTEEMLQEVLRSIDEGIHVVDAEGITIFYNHVAASLDGMSVEEVLGTHVLEAFPSLTSKTSTLIQVIQTGQPIYNQRQTYTNRYGKRIVTINSTVPLRVGGELVGALEVSKDVTRIQELAEQVIDLRKRIRKGRKPSASEPRLFRFEEILTRNPKMMKAIERAKRAAATRSPVLVVGETGTGKELIVQSIHSASPRRDQPFIAQNCAAIPSSLLEGILFGTVKGAFTGAEDRPGLFELADGGTLFLDEIHAMPSDLQAKLLRVLEEGAVRRVGDGNARWVDVRILCATNEDPALCVKEGRLRRDLFYRIQVVRIDLPPLRERREDIPLLTSRFIHEYNCRLGKLVSGLRPEVEEIFMRYDWPGNVRELKHAIEGAMNVAEGETLALEDLPPHLTSGEKAPQAEREGRPLREVLAEVEERMIREALAACGGNVRQAARRLGIPRQTLQYKLQKLGLNRGAS, encoded by the coding sequence ATGGAACAGACTCGCTTTACGGAAGAAATGCTGCAGGAAGTGCTCCGTTCCATCGACGAGGGCATTCATGTGGTGGATGCCGAGGGAATCACCATTTTTTATAACCACGTCGCCGCTTCCCTGGACGGTATGTCGGTGGAGGAAGTGTTGGGAACCCATGTGTTGGAGGCGTTTCCCTCGCTCACCTCCAAGACGAGTACGCTGATTCAGGTGATCCAAACCGGTCAGCCCATCTACAATCAGCGGCAGACCTACACCAACCGGTACGGCAAGCGGATCGTAACCATCAATTCCACCGTTCCCCTCCGGGTGGGCGGCGAATTGGTGGGGGCGTTGGAAGTCTCCAAGGATGTGACCCGCATCCAGGAGCTGGCGGAGCAGGTGATCGATCTGAGGAAACGGATCCGCAAGGGCCGGAAACCCTCTGCGTCGGAGCCGCGCCTGTTCCGTTTCGAGGAGATTCTCACGCGAAATCCGAAGATGATGAAGGCCATCGAGCGGGCGAAAAGGGCCGCCGCCACCCGCTCTCCGGTCTTGGTCGTCGGAGAAACCGGAACGGGTAAGGAACTGATCGTCCAGTCGATCCACAGCGCTTCCCCCCGCCGCGACCAGCCCTTTATCGCCCAGAACTGCGCGGCGATTCCCTCTTCCCTGCTCGAGGGAATCCTGTTCGGGACGGTGAAGGGCGCCTTCACGGGAGCGGAGGATCGGCCGGGTTTGTTTGAATTGGCGGACGGGGGTACCCTGTTCCTGGATGAGATTCACGCCATGCCCTCCGACCTGCAGGCCAAACTGCTGCGGGTGCTGGAAGAGGGAGCGGTCCGGAGGGTGGGGGACGGAAATGCGCGCTGGGTGGACGTGCGCATCCTGTGCGCCACCAATGAGGATCCCGCTCTCTGCGTGAAGGAGGGGCGTCTCCGAAGGGATCTGTTTTACCGCATCCAGGTGGTTCGGATCGATTTGCCTCCCCTCCGGGAGAGGCGGGAAGACATCCCCCTTCTCACCTCCCGTTTCATTCACGAGTACAACTGCCGGCTGGGCAAGCTGGTCTCCGGTCTTCGTCCGGAGGTGGAGGAAATCTTCATGCGCTACGATTGGCCGGGCAATGTCCGGGAATTGAAACACGCCATCGAAGGCGCGATGAATGTGGCGGAGGGGGAAACCCTCGCCCTGGAGGATTTGCCGCCCCATCTGACTTCGGGGGAAAAGGCCCCTCAAGCGGAGCGGGAGGGTCGGCCCCTGCGGGAGGTGCTGGCCGAGGTGGAGGAACGGATGATCCGGGAGGCCCTGGCCGCCTGCGGGGGGAATGTCCGGCAGGCGGCCCGCCGCCTGGGAATTCCGCGGCAAACGCTGCAGTACAAACTGCAAAAATTGGGTCTCAACCGCGGAGCATCGTGA
- a CDS encoding cytochrome C oxidase subunit IV family protein codes for MEPKIDPSTVKPQEQEKPESAGKHVKAFVWMMILTAIAFILVGTGSVSAAVVIPILLFLASVQVVLQLFTFMHLDQKGSFFPILFVICGIIGAIVCILAMTLWV; via the coding sequence GTGGAACCGAAAATCGATCCGTCGACGGTCAAACCGCAGGAGCAAGAGAAGCCGGAGAGCGCCGGCAAGCACGTGAAAGCCTTTGTCTGGATGATGATCCTGACCGCCATCGCCTTCATCCTCGTCGGAACCGGCTCCGTCTCCGCCGCCGTGGTGATTCCGATCCTCCTGTTCCTGGCATCCGTCCAGGTCGTGCTGCAGCTGTTCACCTTCATGCACCTGGATCAAAAGGGGAGCTTTTTCCCCATCCTGTTCGTGATCTGCGGCATCATCGGCGCCATCGTCTGCATCCTGGCGATGACTCTGTGGGTGTAG